In one Populus nigra chromosome 12, ddPopNigr1.1, whole genome shotgun sequence genomic region, the following are encoded:
- the LOC133669092 gene encoding uncharacterized protein LOC133669092: protein MLGRSLASPLLTFDSAARSSCVTPDLVTAAPNAACLNVNSLALPSNVTRGYCTSHFSPRKWAIQSTAQADNTTFSNEDRKTWEACREALSAFNFNAEEKDKILGKAFGHVHSPYWGEQRKLEVPKFEIVCETLDYLRSLGLSEDDLFKLLKKFPEVLGCSLEQELKTNVKILEKDWGIKGKSLQKLLLRNPKALGYNVDCKGDCIAQCTRCWARF, encoded by the exons ATGCTAGGAAGATCACTGGCTTCCCCTCTCTTGACATTTGATTCTGCAGCACGCTCAAGCTGTGTTACT CCTGATCTTGTAACAGCTGCTCCTAATGCTGCTTGTCTGAACGTGAACTCCTTAGCTCTTCCATCAAACGTAACCCGAGGATACTGTACCTCCCATTTTTCTCCTAGGAAGTGGGCAATTCAATCTACTGCACAGGCTGACAACACAACTTTTAGTAATGAAGACAGGAAGACATGGGAAGCATGCAGAGAAGCTCTGTCTGCATTTAATTTCAATGCTGAGGAGAAAGACAAGATACTTGGAAAAGCATTTGGTCACGTCCATTCTCCTTACTGGGGTGAACAACGAAAACTAGAAGTCCCCAAATTTGAAATTGTTTGTGAAACGTTGGATTATCTGAGGAGCCTTGGTCTTTCAGAAGATGACCTCTTTAAGTTGCTCAAAAAGTTCCCTGAAGTCCTTGGTTGTAGCCTTGAACAAGAATTGAAAACTAATGTGAAGATCCTGGAGAAAGATTGGGGAATAAAAGGAAAATCCCTACAAAAGCTTCTTCTTCGAAATCCAAAAGCTTTGGGGTACAATGTTGATTGCAAGGGAGATTGTATCGCACAATGCACGAGGTGCTGGGCTCGGTTTTAG